ACCATTCTATTTAAAGACTTATGCATAAATTTCTCATTTATTCTCTCTTCAAAAGCTGTAATAAAAATCTTTTTACCTTCTTCATTTAAAAGAGCATAATTTAATTTTTTCTCAAAATGTTTTGTTACTTGAAGTTTTTTTCTATTTACTAAATCAAAAATTGTTCTAAAAACAATAATTGGCTTAAATGCTTCACTTAAATCTAAACTCAAAGAAAATCTTGCTTCTTGTGGAGAATGAAGAAAACTAATAGTTTGATTTAAATGCGTGTGATATATCGCAGTTATTGTTTTAGTATAAAGAAGTGAATTTCCAAAACTAATAAGTGCATTTATTGGATTATTAGGTGGTCTTTTTACTCTTTTATTAAGTATAAAATCACTTGGTAAAAAATACTTAAAACTATCATAAAACTCATTCCAAATACTCCCTTCTACAAATAAAATTTTTTCAATTTTTTGAGCTTTTTCTAAATATACAGGCACTTTTTTTAAATACTCTAAATATGGCTTTAACTCTTTTTTATCGTGTCTGTAATAGTGATATAAAACTTCATATATGTTAAATGCAATTACTTTTACAATATTTCTCGCAAATTCTAATCTTCTTTTCTCAAAAGCTAAAGCTTGTTTTATAGTTAAATTACCGCTTACTAAATGCTCTTTTGGATAAAAACTTCCACTATAATACCCATAATAATTAAAAAAATGTAAAACTATACCAGCCCTTGCAATAAAATCTAAAAATTTTGAATTAAAACTAACTTCATTTAAAAAATAAATTTCTCTTACATTTTCAATTGGAATATAATTCCAACCTTTATGATTTTTAAATGCAATTGAGTTATCTTTTCTTTTAATCTCACCAGTTGAGAAGATATATTTTGTTTTCATTAATTACTCACTTATTTATATAATTTTGCAAAGTGCATTTTTTGCATATTTCATAATGCTCCTTACAAAAAACAAAACTCATAATAAGCACATTTTTTACACTGATTTTCAAATTTAGGAGTTGGCATTTTTGAGTTTATAATTTTTTTAATATCGTTTATTATTTGAAGTAGTTTTTTTTCACTCTCATCATCTAAAATAACTTCTATTTTCTTTTTATTCTGTTTTCTCTTTTCAAAAACTTCAATTCTACCTTTTTTAATAATACCTTTTTGTTTTAAAACATAAAGATAATACAAAAGCTGCCATTTTGCAGCTTCTAAATCACTATCGCTTTTTTTAACTTCAACAACATAATCTTTTGTAATCTTATCTACCT
This Caminibacter mediatlanticus TB-2 DNA region includes the following protein-coding sequences:
- the cas1b gene encoding type I-B CRISPR-associated endonuclease Cas1b; this translates as MKTKYIFSTGEIKRKDNSIAFKNHKGWNYIPIENVREIYFLNEVSFNSKFLDFIARAGIVLHFFNYYGYYSGSFYPKEHLVSGNLTIKQALAFEKRRLEFARNIVKVIAFNIYEVLYHYYRHDKKELKPYLEYLKKVPVYLEKAQKIEKILFVEGSIWNEFYDSFKYFLPSDFILNKRVKRPPNNPINALISFGNSLLYTKTITAIYHTHLNQTISFLHSPQEARFSLSLDLSEAFKPIIVFRTIFDLVNRKKLQVTKHFEKKLNYALLNEEGKKIFITAFEERINEKFMHKSLNRMVSFQTAIKLDGYKLIKAIINDTEFMPFLIKEKR
- the cas4 gene encoding CRISPR-associated protein Cas4, translated to MISGTFINYYIHCKTQMWLFANRINLEDNSEDVRIGKVLHEISEEKVDEVSFEGIKVDKITKDYVVEVKKSDSDLEAAKWQLLYYLYVLKQKGIIKKGRIEVFEKRKQNKKKIEVILDDESEKKLLQIINDIKKIINSKMPTPKFENQCKKCAYYEFCFL